In Streptomyces sp. NBC_00091, the following proteins share a genomic window:
- the pstA gene encoding phosphate ABC transporter permease PstA has protein sequence MSHALQDQRPVRPRKSAAPASLTRGGLPRWAPAGTAVLAAVLGSVIGLVFDLHSKVQWGLIAALLFVGITYTSSAVVENRRQAKDRVATSVVWVCFILAVVPLLSLMWTTISRGIKVLDGGFLSHSMNGVTSFEQGGGVYHALLGTLEQVGLATLIAAPIGLLTAVYLVEYGKGKLAKAVTFFVDVMTGIPSIVAGLFILTTWNLMLGFGPSGFAGAMALSILMMPVVVRSTEEMLKLVPNELREAALALGVPKWRVILKVVLPTAIGGISTGVMLAVARIAGETAPIMLLVFGSQLINGNPFEGAQSSLPLYIWEQYKVGSEASYDRAWAAALVLIAFVMILNLVARGIARWKAPKTGR, from the coding sequence ATGAGCCACGCACTCCAGGACCAGCGCCCCGTCCGGCCGCGCAAGTCCGCCGCCCCCGCCAGCCTGACCCGAGGCGGCCTCCCCCGCTGGGCCCCGGCCGGCACCGCCGTCCTCGCCGCCGTGCTCGGCAGCGTCATCGGCCTGGTCTTCGACCTGCACAGCAAGGTCCAGTGGGGCCTGATCGCGGCCCTGCTGTTCGTCGGGATCACGTACACCTCCAGCGCCGTGGTCGAGAACCGCCGCCAGGCCAAGGACCGTGTCGCGACCTCCGTCGTCTGGGTCTGCTTCATCCTCGCGGTCGTCCCGCTGCTCTCCCTGATGTGGACCACGATCAGCCGCGGCATCAAGGTCCTCGACGGCGGCTTCCTGAGCCACTCCATGAACGGCGTGACCAGCTTCGAGCAGGGCGGCGGCGTCTACCACGCCCTCCTCGGCACGCTGGAGCAGGTCGGCCTCGCCACCCTGATCGCCGCCCCCATCGGTCTGCTGACCGCCGTCTACCTGGTCGAGTACGGCAAGGGCAAGCTCGCCAAGGCCGTCACCTTCTTCGTCGACGTGATGACCGGCATCCCCTCCATCGTCGCGGGTCTGTTCATCCTGACGACCTGGAACCTGATGCTCGGCTTCGGCCCCTCCGGCTTCGCCGGCGCGATGGCCCTGTCGATCCTGATGATGCCGGTCGTGGTCCGCTCCACCGAGGAGATGCTCAAGCTCGTCCCGAACGAGCTGCGCGAGGCCGCCCTGGCCCTCGGTGTGCCGAAGTGGCGCGTGATCCTCAAGGTCGTGCTCCCCACCGCCATCGGCGGCATCTCCACCGGTGTCATGCTGGCCGTGGCCCGCATCGCCGGTGAGACCGCGCCGATCATGCTGCTGGTCTTCGGCTCCCAGCTCATCAACGGCAACCCCTTCGAAGGCGCCCAGTCCTCGCTCCCCCTGTACATCTGGGAGCAGTACAAGGTCGGCAGTGAAGCCTCCTACGACCGGGCATGGGCCGCAGCGCTCGTCCTGATCGCCTTCGTCATGATCCTCAATCTGGTGGCCCGCGGCATCGCCCGCTGGAAGGCCCCGAAGACCGGTCGCTGA
- the pstB gene encoding phosphate ABC transporter ATP-binding protein PstB translates to MAKRIDVSGLSAFYGTHKAIDDISMTVEPRSVTAFIGPSGCGKSTFLRTLNRMHEVTPGGRVEGKVLLDDENLYGPGVDPVAVRRTVGMVFQRPNPFPTMSIFDNVAAGLRLNGNFRKSELTDIVEKSLQGANLWNEVKDRLGKPGSGLSGGQQQRLCIARAIAVEPQVLLMDEPCSALDPISTLAIEDLIGELKERFTIVIVTHNMQQAARVSDRTAFFNLAAVGQPGKLVEIDDTDRIFSNPSVQATEDYISGRFG, encoded by the coding sequence ATGGCGAAGCGAATCGACGTCAGCGGACTGTCCGCCTTCTACGGCACCCACAAGGCCATCGACGACATCTCGATGACCGTGGAACCCCGCTCCGTGACGGCCTTCATCGGCCCCTCCGGCTGCGGCAAGTCCACCTTCCTGCGCACCCTGAACCGCATGCACGAGGTCACCCCCGGCGGCCGCGTCGAGGGCAAGGTGCTGCTGGACGACGAGAACCTGTACGGCCCCGGCGTGGACCCGGTCGCGGTCCGCCGCACGGTCGGCATGGTCTTCCAGCGCCCGAACCCCTTCCCCACCATGTCGATCTTCGACAACGTGGCGGCGGGCCTGCGCCTGAACGGCAACTTCCGGAAGTCCGAGCTCACGGACATCGTGGAGAAGTCCCTCCAGGGCGCCAACCTCTGGAACGAGGTCAAGGACCGCCTGGGCAAGCCCGGCTCCGGCCTCTCCGGCGGCCAGCAGCAGCGTCTGTGCATCGCCCGCGCCATCGCGGTCGAGCCGCAGGTCCTGCTGATGGACGAGCCCTGCTCCGCGCTCGACCCGATCTCCACCCTCGCCATCGAGGACCTGATCGGGGAGCTGAAGGAGCGCTTCACGATCGTGATCGTGACCCACAACATGCAGCAGGCGGCCCGCGTCTCCGACCGCACCGCCTTCTTCAACCTCGCCGCCGTCGGCCAGCCGGGCAAGCTGGTCGAGATCGACGACACGGACCGGATCTTCTCCAACCCGTCCGTCCAGGCGACCGAGGACTACATCTCGGGCCGCTTCGGCTAA
- a CDS encoding inorganic phosphate transporter, with amino-acid sequence MDTFALVVTIGVALGFTYTNGFHDSANAIATSVSTRALTPRAALAMAAVMNLAGAFLGSGVAKTVSKGLIETPHGDKGMWILFAALVGAIVWNLITWYFGLPSSSSHALFGGMVGAALAGGIGVIWHGVLEKVVIPMFLSPLVGLVVGYLVMVAIMWIFRRSNPHKAKRGFRIAQTVSAAGMALGHGLQDAQKTMGIVVMALVIADVQDSGDPIPVWVKIACAVMLSLGTYAGGWRIMRTLGRKIIELDPPQGFAAETTGASIMYTASYLYQAPISTTHVITSAIMGVGATKRVNAVRWGVAKNIILGWFITMPAAALVAAVSFWIVNLAVG; translated from the coding sequence GTGGACACCTTTGCGCTGGTCGTGACCATCGGGGTCGCGCTCGGCTTCACGTATACGAACGGATTCCACGACTCCGCGAACGCCATCGCCACCTCGGTCTCGACGCGGGCGCTGACCCCGCGCGCGGCGCTGGCGATGGCCGCGGTGATGAACCTGGCCGGTGCCTTCCTGGGCAGCGGGGTGGCCAAGACGGTCAGCAAGGGGCTCATCGAGACGCCGCACGGTGACAAGGGGATGTGGATCCTCTTCGCCGCGCTGGTCGGAGCGATCGTCTGGAACCTGATCACCTGGTACTTCGGGCTCCCCTCGTCCTCCTCGCACGCGCTCTTCGGAGGCATGGTGGGAGCGGCGCTGGCGGGAGGGATCGGCGTCATCTGGCACGGGGTGCTGGAGAAGGTCGTCATCCCGATGTTCCTCTCGCCGCTCGTCGGTCTGGTCGTGGGCTACCTGGTGATGGTCGCGATCATGTGGATCTTCCGCAGGTCCAACCCGCACAAGGCCAAGCGCGGCTTCCGGATCGCCCAGACCGTCTCGGCGGCCGGCATGGCCCTCGGCCACGGCCTTCAGGACGCGCAGAAGACCATGGGCATCGTGGTGATGGCCCTGGTCATCGCCGACGTCCAGGACTCCGGCGACCCGATCCCGGTGTGGGTCAAGATCGCGTGTGCGGTGATGCTCTCGCTGGGTACGTACGCGGGTGGCTGGCGCATCATGCGCACCCTGGGCCGCAAGATCATCGAGCTGGACCCGCCGCAGGGCTTCGCCGCCGAGACGACGGGCGCGTCGATCATGTACACCGCGTCCTACCTGTACCAGGCGCCGATCTCCACCACCCACGTCATCACCTCCGCGATCATGGGCGTGGGCGCGACGAAGCGGGTGAACGCGGTCCGCTGGGGCGTCGCCAAGAACATCATCCTGGGCTGGTTCATCACCATGCCGGCCGCGGCCCTGGTCGCGGCGGTCAGCTTCTGGATCGTGAACCTGGCCGTCGGCTAG
- a CDS encoding DUF47 domain-containing protein codes for MRFRLTPRETSFYDMFAASADNIVTGSKLLMELLGADPSARAEIAERMRAAEHAGDDATHAIFHQLNSSFITPFDREDIYKLASSLDDIMDFMEEAVDLVVLYNVEELPKGVEQQIEVLARAAELTAEAMPHLRTMDNLTEYWIEVNRLENQADQIHRKLLAQLFNGKYDAIEVLKLKQIVDVLEEAADAFEHVANTVETIAVKES; via the coding sequence GTGCGATTTCGTCTGACCCCCAGGGAGACGAGCTTCTACGACATGTTCGCCGCATCCGCGGACAACATCGTCACGGGCTCGAAGCTCCTGATGGAACTGCTCGGAGCGGATCCTTCCGCCCGGGCCGAGATCGCGGAGCGGATGCGGGCAGCGGAGCACGCGGGGGACGACGCCACGCATGCGATCTTCCACCAGCTGAACTCCTCCTTCATCACGCCGTTCGACCGCGAGGACATCTACAAGCTGGCTTCGTCGCTCGACGACATCATGGACTTCATGGAGGAGGCGGTCGACCTGGTCGTCCTCTACAACGTGGAGGAGCTGCCCAAGGGTGTCGAGCAGCAGATCGAGGTGCTGGCGCGGGCGGCCGAGCTGACCGCCGAGGCCATGCCGCACCTGCGGACCATGGACAACCTGACCGAGTACTGGATCGAGGTCAACCGCCTCGAGAACCAGGCCGACCAGATCCACCGCAAGCTGCTCGCCCAGCTCTTCAACGGCAAGTACGACGCCATTGAGGTGCTGAAGCTCAAGCAGATCGTCGATGTGCTGGAAGAGGCCGCCGACGCGTTCGAGCACGTCGCGAACACGGTGGAGACCATCGCGGTCAAGGAGTCCTGA
- a CDS encoding metal-sensitive transcriptional regulator yields the protein MTTIEAEGSGAVHGYHHQKDEHLKRLRRIEGQIRGLQRLVDEDVYCIDILTQVSASTKALQSFALQLLEEHLRHCVADAAVKGGTEIDAKVEEATKAIARLLRS from the coding sequence ATGACGACCATCGAGGCGGAGGGCTCCGGAGCCGTCCACGGCTACCACCACCAGAAGGACGAGCACCTCAAGCGACTGCGCCGGATCGAGGGCCAGATCCGCGGCCTCCAGCGACTCGTCGACGAGGACGTCTACTGCATCGACATACTCACCCAGGTGTCGGCCAGTACGAAGGCCCTCCAGTCCTTCGCCCTCCAGCTGCTGGAGGAGCACCTGCGCCACTGCGTCGCGGACGCGGCCGTCAAGGGCGGCACCGAGATCGACGCGAAGGTGGAAGAGGCCACGAAGGCCATCGCCCGCCTGCTGCGCAGCTGA